One Rhizobium sp. NRK18 genomic window carries:
- a CDS encoding DUF2312 domain-containing protein encodes MSDAHGLARDQLRAFVERIERLEEEKKTIADDIKDVYGEAKSMGYDTKVLRKVISIRKQDKDERLEQEAILDTYLHALGMIEAPPEE; translated from the coding sequence ATGTCTGATGCTCACGGGCTCGCCCGCGACCAGCTCCGCGCCTTTGTCGAACGCATCGAGCGGCTGGAAGAAGAAAAGAAGACGATCGCCGACGACATCAAGGACGTCTATGGCGAAGCCAAGTCCATGGGCTACGACACCAAGGTGCTGCGCAAGGTCATCTCGATCCGCAAGCAGGACAAGGATGAGCGCCTGGAACAGGAAGCGATCCTCGACACCTATCTGCACGCTCTCGGCATGATCGAAGCGCCGCCGGAAGAATGA
- a CDS encoding DUF1244 domain-containing protein has product MSKPTPQQEIELQAAAFRRLVSHLRERTDVQNIDLMNLAGFCRNCLSNWYREAAEAEGLAVTKDESREIVYGMPYEEWKARHQREASADDLQSFERNRPKE; this is encoded by the coding sequence ATGTCCAAGCCCACCCCGCAACAGGAAATCGAACTGCAGGCCGCCGCCTTCCGCCGCCTGGTCAGCCACCTGCGTGAACGCACCGACGTGCAGAACATCGACCTGATGAACCTCGCTGGCTTCTGCCGCAACTGCCTGTCGAACTGGTATCGCGAGGCAGCAGAGGCGGAAGGCCTTGCCGTCACAAAGGACGAATCGCGCGAGATCGTCTACGGCATGCCTTACGAGGAGTGGAAGGCCCGTCATCAGCGTGAGGCTAGCGCCGACGATCTGCAGTCGTTCGAGCGCAACAGACCGAAGGAATAG